The following proteins come from a genomic window of Ilumatobacter coccineus YM16-304:
- a CDS encoding alpha/beta fold hydrolase, giving the protein MNRVARSAALVAIAVIGAACAATPAVEVEEANASSGPLRPDGQASFPDTDTDTGTAGSPAPATSLDWASCDEYGIPSWATASTSGWECARLAVEMDGYASTDGLAPVELALTRHRATGDRQGAIVVNPGGPGAAGLPTAWGVRPSMPTELLRGFDIVSWDPRGIGQSTPRITCDGADSFADDFIERCVEATGELSAYLSAPYSAADMEAVRLALGEDRLDYLGYSYGSLLGATYAERFPESVGAFVLDGVTSPLAGSSEGPFEDGFAMFADDGRPAALDRLLELCDATDRCLPGRSAPAVLDDVSARVDALTTDDFAGEPTTVDEEDFRVFVDTSLTYAGDWELLATALDDADGGDGSALAALIADDAALLDGDQPTDGPDDDSPEDAGPEDDGALPDNFSDANYMIYCADFGPLITRWSFCDAMPANVEALGPVTPVDIDRPMLVIGTEYDPLTPGKHAPEFAAALGEASHMIWDGVGHTAFPGWTDCIDDAVTAQFVGEAVPPDGTRCTMVEGITDDVELADGLFGFDRAEAVSWLEDAIEFHGRVDGEVSCLANGVLGADEPGDDRVDDRLVSHVVLDVTSDVAEVTLAAAEARC; this is encoded by the coding sequence ATGAACCGGGTCGCCCGATCGGCAGCACTGGTCGCGATCGCCGTGATCGGCGCGGCGTGCGCTGCGACGCCGGCGGTGGAGGTCGAAGAAGCAAACGCCAGCTCGGGGCCGTTACGTCCCGACGGCCAGGCGAGTTTCCCCGACACCGACACCGACACCGGAACGGCTGGGTCGCCGGCGCCAGCGACGTCGCTCGACTGGGCGTCGTGTGACGAGTACGGCATTCCGAGCTGGGCGACGGCGTCGACATCGGGCTGGGAGTGCGCACGACTCGCCGTCGAGATGGACGGCTACGCGAGCACCGACGGTCTCGCACCGGTCGAACTCGCGCTGACGCGGCATCGGGCGACCGGCGATCGACAGGGCGCCATCGTCGTCAATCCGGGCGGACCCGGAGCGGCCGGACTCCCGACCGCTTGGGGCGTGCGCCCCAGCATGCCGACCGAACTGCTGCGGGGGTTCGACATCGTCTCGTGGGACCCGCGAGGCATCGGTCAGTCGACGCCTCGCATCACGTGCGACGGTGCCGACTCGTTCGCCGACGATTTCATCGAACGGTGCGTGGAGGCGACCGGTGAGCTGAGCGCCTACCTGTCGGCGCCCTACAGCGCCGCCGACATGGAAGCGGTACGCCTCGCGCTGGGAGAGGACCGGCTGGACTATCTCGGATACAGCTACGGCTCGCTGCTCGGAGCCACCTACGCCGAGCGGTTCCCGGAGTCGGTCGGAGCGTTCGTGCTCGACGGCGTCACGAGCCCGCTCGCCGGTTCGTCGGAAGGTCCGTTCGAGGACGGGTTCGCGATGTTCGCCGACGACGGTCGACCCGCCGCGCTCGATCGACTGCTCGAGTTGTGTGATGCGACCGACCGGTGCCTCCCGGGACGCTCGGCGCCGGCGGTGCTCGACGACGTGTCGGCGCGCGTCGACGCGCTGACCACCGACGACTTCGCGGGTGAACCGACCACGGTCGACGAGGAGGACTTCCGCGTGTTCGTCGACACGAGCCTGACCTACGCAGGGGACTGGGAGCTGCTCGCGACCGCGCTCGATGACGCCGACGGCGGCGACGGTTCGGCGCTCGCCGCGCTCATCGCCGACGACGCAGCGCTCCTCGACGGCGACCAGCCGACCGACGGCCCTGATGACGACAGCCCTGAAGATGCCGGCCCTGAAGATGACGGCGCGCTGCCCGACAACTTCTCCGACGCCAACTACATGATCTACTGCGCCGACTTCGGACCGCTGATCACCCGATGGTCGTTCTGCGACGCCATGCCCGCCAACGTCGAGGCGCTCGGGCCGGTCACACCGGTCGACATCGATCGTCCGATGCTGGTGATCGGCACCGAGTACGACCCGCTCACACCCGGCAAGCATGCACCCGAGTTCGCCGCAGCGCTCGGCGAGGCGTCGCACATGATCTGGGACGGCGTCGGCCACACCGCGTTTCCGGGCTGGACCGACTGCATCGACGACGCGGTCACGGCACAGTTCGTCGGCGAGGCCGTTCCGCCCGACGGAACACGATGCACCATGGTCGAAGGCATCACCGACGACGTCGAACTCGCCGACGGTCTGTTCGGTTTCGACCGGGCCGAAGCGGTGTCGTGGCTCGAAGACGCGATCGAGTTCCACGGCCGCGTCGACGGTGAGGTGAGCTGCCTCGCGAACGGTGTGCTCGGCGCCGACGAGCCCGGTGACGATCGAGTCGACGACCGGCTCGTGTCGCACGTCGTGCTCGACGTCACGAGCGACGTCGCCGAGGTCACCCTCGCCGCCGCCGAAGCGCGCTGTTGA
- a CDS encoding fumarate hydratase — MADDTSNSTGTAPDFDYTEMFPLGPDPTEYRLVSTDGVSTFDTPEGTFLKVEPEAIRHLTATAMRDIAHYLRPGHLQQLRSILDDPEASDNDRFVALDLLKNASIAAGGVLPMCQDTGTAIVKGKKGQFVFTGGGDEEQIAYGIADTYHTSNLRYSQMAPLDMYTEKNTGTNLPAEIKISATDGDAYKFLFMAKGGGSANKSFLFQETKALLNEATLLPWIFDKIQSIGTSACPPYHLGIVIGGTSAELAVETAKLATARYLDELPTTGSPSGHAFRDLELEAKVLELAQNTGVGAQFGGKYFCHDVRIIRLPRHGASCPVGMAVSCSADRQAKGKITADGVFLEQLETDPARFLPAIEASDLLDAEPVHIDLNQPMDEIRSTLAALPVTTQVMLTGPMIVARDIAHAKIQERLDAGEEMPQYWKDHAVYYAGPAKTPEGYASGSFGPTTAGRMDSYVPEFQAAGGSMVMLAKGNRSQQVTDSCKANGGFYLGSIGGPAARLALDNITKVDVLEYPELGMEAIWKIEVENFPAFVVVDDKGNDFYAKVRAEASMPVELR, encoded by the coding sequence ATGGCCGATGACACCAGCAACTCGACGGGCACGGCGCCCGACTTCGACTACACCGAGATGTTCCCGCTCGGACCCGACCCGACCGAGTACCGGCTGGTCTCGACCGACGGCGTCTCGACCTTCGACACCCCCGAGGGCACGTTCCTCAAGGTCGAGCCCGAGGCGATCCGCCACCTGACGGCCACTGCGATGCGCGACATCGCGCACTATCTCCGACCAGGGCATCTGCAGCAGTTGCGCAGCATCCTCGACGACCCCGAAGCGTCCGACAACGACCGGTTCGTCGCGCTCGACCTGCTGAAGAACGCGTCGATCGCGGCCGGCGGCGTGCTGCCGATGTGCCAAGACACGGGCACGGCGATCGTGAAGGGCAAGAAGGGACAGTTCGTGTTCACCGGCGGCGGCGACGAGGAGCAGATCGCGTACGGCATCGCCGACACGTACCACACGTCGAACCTGCGCTACTCCCAGATGGCGCCGCTCGACATGTACACCGAGAAGAACACCGGAACGAACCTGCCCGCCGAGATCAAGATCAGCGCCACCGACGGCGACGCCTACAAGTTCTTGTTCATGGCCAAGGGCGGCGGTTCGGCCAACAAGAGCTTCCTGTTCCAGGAGACCAAGGCCCTGCTCAACGAAGCCACGCTGCTCCCCTGGATCTTCGACAAGATCCAGTCGATCGGTACCTCGGCCTGCCCGCCGTATCACCTCGGCATCGTCATCGGCGGTACGTCGGCCGAACTCGCCGTCGAGACCGCCAAACTCGCCACGGCCCGCTACCTCGACGAACTCCCCACCACCGGGTCGCCCTCGGGCCACGCGTTCCGCGATCTCGAACTCGAGGCAAAGGTGCTCGAACTCGCGCAGAACACCGGCGTCGGCGCCCAGTTCGGCGGCAAGTACTTCTGCCACGACGTCCGGATCATCCGGCTCCCACGTCACGGCGCGTCGTGCCCGGTCGGCATGGCCGTCTCGTGTTCGGCCGATCGCCAGGCGAAAGGCAAGATCACCGCCGACGGGGTGTTCCTCGAGCAACTCGAGACCGATCCGGCTCGCTTCCTTCCGGCGATCGAAGCGAGCGATCTGCTCGACGCCGAGCCCGTGCACATCGACCTCAACCAGCCGATGGACGAGATCCGCTCGACGCTGGCGGCGCTGCCGGTCACGACCCAGGTGATGTTGACCGGCCCGATGATCGTCGCGCGCGACATCGCGCACGCCAAGATCCAAGAGCGTCTCGACGCCGGCGAGGAGATGCCGCAGTACTGGAAGGACCACGCGGTCTACTACGCCGGTCCGGCGAAGACTCCCGAGGGCTACGCGTCCGGTTCGTTCGGGCCGACCACTGCCGGCCGGATGGATTCGTACGTGCCCGAGTTCCAAGCCGCTGGCGGCTCCATGGTGATGCTCGCCAAGGGCAACCGCTCGCAGCAGGTGACCGACTCGTGCAAGGCGAACGGTGGCTTCTACCTCGGCTCGATCGGCGGCCCGGCCGCCCGTCTGGCGCTCGACAACATCACCAAGGTCGATGTGCTCGAATACCCCGAGCTCGGCATGGAGGCGATCTGGAAGATCGAGGTCGAGAACTTCCCGGCGTTCGTCGTCGTCGACGACAAGGGCAACGACTTCTACGCCAAGGTCCGCGCCGAAGCGTCGATGCCCGTCGAGCTCCGCTGA
- the trhA gene encoding PAQR family membrane homeostasis protein TrhA, producing the protein MTSSSEPGDRPVWRGRMHAAAFAVSIPAGIFLVANADRAAARTPAAIYAASLLIMFGMSAAYHRLAKSDGARRWMQRLDHAGIYVLIAGTYVPMTMVAMPSSWGIPVLAVVAGAAVVGVVLKLVAFDRISWLTYALYPAMGWAIVIAGPVLFDSLTGVQFSLVVAGGLLYTMGIPVLVRKRPDPWPTVFGYHEIWHSFVVVAAALHFAAVASLLA; encoded by the coding sequence ATGACGTCGAGTTCAGAACCCGGTGACCGCCCCGTCTGGCGGGGTCGTATGCACGCAGCAGCCTTTGCGGTGTCGATTCCCGCGGGCATCTTCCTCGTCGCCAATGCCGATCGCGCCGCGGCACGAACGCCGGCTGCGATCTACGCGGCGTCGCTGCTCATCATGTTCGGCATGTCGGCGGCCTATCACCGCCTCGCCAAGTCCGACGGCGCTCGGCGCTGGATGCAGCGGCTCGATCACGCCGGCATCTACGTGCTGATCGCGGGCACCTACGTACCGATGACGATGGTGGCGATGCCGTCGAGTTGGGGGATTCCCGTGCTCGCCGTGGTCGCCGGTGCTGCGGTCGTCGGTGTCGTGCTCAAACTGGTGGCGTTCGACCGGATCAGCTGGCTCACCTATGCGCTGTACCCGGCGATGGGCTGGGCGATCGTCATCGCCGGCCCGGTGCTGTTCGACAGCCTGACCGGCGTGCAGTTCTCGCTCGTCGTGGCCGGCGGCCTGCTGTACACGATGGGGATCCCGGTGCTCGTCCGCAAGCGACCCGATCCGTGGCCGACGGTGTTCGGCTATCACGAGATCTGGCACAGCTTCGTGGTCGTCGCTGCGGCCCTGCACTTCGCTGCGGTCGCCAGCCTCCTGGCCTGA
- a CDS encoding alpha/beta hydrolase family protein produces the protein MRRLTPLLVSIAVVSAACAGSDSAEPATDDSVAPVTEPAPATDQPPTDPPATDPPATDPPATDPPATDPPATDPPATDPPVTEAPAEELAAFTPIGDGPYAVGVQTITITDVERDRPLTVDVTFPLAEGATGEPQRYTFITGDYYESPRAVAATADQISPDGPFPLVVYTHGSGGLRYIHSDYTETIASHGYVVVAADHTGNTAVDQFLEQQDDGATIAYNRPRDVQVVIDEMFNPESLETVGFVASVDPEKIAVTGHSLGGYATYAVASGMSNAAGTVEADPRIDALIPLAPALGSGDPDTSLLTDEQLAQVDVPTLVMVGTDDTSTPPSPNVDRAVEFTQSSPLYRVELVAAEHQSFTDVCDYLEFFPTLENPTQAVLDTIEESAAEGCSEGDMPIERVKDITNTFAVSFLDSIFRDGEMVTDDNTEIPDDVIFAAK, from the coding sequence ATGCGCCGACTCACTCCTCTGCTCGTCTCGATCGCCGTCGTCTCGGCGGCATGCGCAGGAAGCGACAGCGCCGAGCCCGCCACCGACGACTCGGTTGCGCCCGTCACCGAGCCGGCCCCAGCGACCGACCAACCCCCCACCGATCCGCCGGCCACCGATCCACCCGCGACCGATCCGCCTGCAACCGATCCGCCGGCGACCGATCCACCCGCGACCGACCCGCCTGCGACCGACCCACCCGTTACCGAGGCCCCTGCTGAAGAACTCGCTGCCTTCACGCCGATCGGCGACGGCCCGTACGCCGTCGGCGTCCAGACGATCACGATCACCGATGTCGAACGCGACCGCCCGCTCACCGTCGACGTGACCTTCCCGCTCGCCGAAGGAGCGACCGGCGAGCCGCAGCGCTACACGTTCATCACCGGCGACTACTACGAATCGCCGCGAGCCGTCGCCGCGACCGCCGACCAGATCTCGCCCGACGGTCCGTTCCCGTTGGTCGTCTACACGCACGGTTCTGGCGGCCTGCGCTACATCCACTCCGACTACACCGAGACGATCGCCAGCCACGGCTACGTCGTGGTCGCCGCCGATCACACCGGCAACACGGCGGTCGATCAGTTCCTCGAACAGCAGGACGACGGCGCGACGATCGCGTACAACCGGCCGCGCGACGTGCAGGTCGTCATCGACGAGATGTTCAACCCGGAGAGCCTCGAAACCGTCGGCTTCGTGGCGTCGGTCGATCCCGAAAAGATCGCCGTCACCGGTCACTCGCTCGGCGGCTACGCCACCTACGCCGTCGCATCGGGCATGTCGAACGCTGCCGGCACCGTCGAGGCCGACCCGCGCATCGACGCGTTGATCCCGCTCGCTCCAGCTCTCGGCAGCGGCGACCCCGACACGTCGCTGCTCACCGACGAGCAACTCGCTCAGGTCGACGTGCCGACGCTGGTGATGGTCGGCACCGACGACACCTCCACCCCGCCGAGCCCGAACGTCGACCGCGCCGTCGAGTTCACGCAGAGCAGCCCGCTGTACCGCGTCGAACTCGTCGCCGCCGAGCACCAGTCCTTCACCGACGTGTGCGACTACCTCGAGTTCTTCCCGACGCTCGAGAACCCGACGCAGGCCGTGCTCGACACGATCGAGGAGTCGGCCGCTGAGGGGTGCAGCGAGGGCGACATGCCGATCGAACGGGTGAAGGACATCACGAACACGTTCGCCGTGTCGTTCCTCGACTCCATCTTCCGAGACGGCGAGATGGTGACCGACGACAACACCGAGATCCCCGACGACGTGATCTTCGCCGCCAAGTAG